One window from the genome of Kluyveromyces marxianus DMKU3-1042 DNA, complete genome, chromosome 3 encodes:
- the SPT2 gene encoding Spt2p, translating into MSFLAKLQQLKQSAKVPEPGKSGNDQKKPEVKSLDSSRLLPKNYVREVDPAIKRLKEARRLKQGVLETKTTKSTSKTRHKDSSPKSELPVYKKKPGSNTATAKPVYVPKKEPIKKLSFEELMKRAEQKPKTVQNESSRPKPVDIKKAGFKSRTNSRSPSSSSRSVQRVEKPTPKSHHEHNVHKRKVVVESFSRIAQPNEKLAKKLKLKERRNEDLRRRNQRYDSEDEDLSDFIEDDEVDRSEDTSNGVPYDRDEIWSIFNKGGRRRYYDYDDEDDDMEANEMEILEEEEMAAKMARLEDKKEEAWLKKHEAEKKRLKKNHS; encoded by the coding sequence ATGAGCTTTTTAGCGAAGTTACAACAATTGAAACAGAGTGCTAAGGTTCCTGAACCTGGTAAATCCGGAAATGATCAAAAGAAACCTGAGGTCAAGAGCCTAGATTCAAGCAGACTGTTACCAAAAAACTATGTACGAGAGGTGGATCCTGCAATCAAACGATTAAAAGAAGCTCGAAGGCTCAAGCAAGGTGTTctagaaacaaaaacgaCGAAATCTACAAGTAAAACTAGACACAAGGACTCTTCTCCTAAGAGTGAGCTACCTGTGTATAAGAAGAAGCCCGGTTCGAatactgctactgctaAACCGGTATATGTACCGAAAAAGGAACCGATCAAGAAGCTATCTTTCGAGGAACTAATGAAACGGGCagaacaaaaaccaaagaCAGTACAAAACGAAAGTTCAAGGCCAAAACCGGTAGATATTAAAAAAGCCGGGTTCAAGAGTAGGACCAATTCGAGGAGCCCTAGCTCTAGTTCAAGATCAGTACAGAGAGTAGAAAAACCAACTCCCAAATCTCATCACGAGCATAATGTGCACAAACGCAAGGTGGTCGTGGAGTCCTTCTCTCGGATTGCGCAACCTAACGAAAAGCTTgcaaagaaattgaagctAAAGGAACGTAGAAACGAGGATTTAAGACGTAGGAATCAAAGATATGACagcgaagatgaagatttaTCAGATTTCATTGAGGATGACGAAGTAGATAGAAGCGAAGACACATCCAATGGAGTTCCTTACGATAGAGATGAGATCTGGTCGATTTTCAATAAAGGTGGCCGGAGAAGATATTATGactatgatgatgaagatgatgatatgGAAGCTAATGAAATGGAAATTttggaggaagaagagatgGCTGCTAAAATGGCAAGATTAGAAgataaaaaagaagaagcatgGTTGAAGAAACACGAggcagaaaagaaaaggttaaagaagaaccaCTCGTAA